The DNA region TCGGCGCAGAAAGGCATCGATGCTAGATACTCGGGCCCATAGGCTCGGCCATGAGGGCGCGCTACGCGGCAAGCCCGCGCGGTACTGATGGACCTCTCGGCCGGTGCTATTTCGAGATCCAGTGAGGCGCGCCTCGATCATGATCGCCGCTTCGTGAACCGGGGAAAACTGGCAGCGGGCGTTCGTCCTCGCTAAGCTTCGCCGGCGAGGCGCTCGACGAATGAAGCGCCGACCGAAGATCAAGGGAGGCGAAGATGGGTCGCGCGACGATTGGCTTCGGCTCCCGAGTTCCCGGCGCCTGTTTCGCGGGCCTCGCGACGGTGCTGGTTGTGTCTTCGGCCGCGCAAGCGCGCATCACCCGCATCGAGATCGCGACCGTGCAAACGCTGACCTTCGAGGGCGCAAGCTTCGGCGCGACCGGACCTTATGAGAAGCTCAGCGGGCGCGTCCAAGGCGAGGTCGATCCGGCGGATCCCCTGAACGCCGTCATCGCCGACCTCAAGCTCGCGCCCCGCAATGCGAGCGGCATGGTCGAATATTCGGCCAACATCATGATCATCCGCCCGATCGATCGCCAGAAGGGCAATCACAAGCTGCTGTTCGAGATCAATAATCGCGGCCATATCCTGGGGTTGGCCTCCCTCAACGACGCAGCCCAGAACTCGAACGATCCCGGCAAGGCGGCCGATGCCGGCAACGGCTTCCTGATGCGCCAGGGCTACACGCTCGCCTGGAGCGGTTGGGACGCGATTTCGGGCGTGACGCCGGGCGTGGGCGGAGGGCCTTTCGTGCTCGACGTGCTGGTTGCCCGCAATGCCGACGGTTCGGAGATCACCGGGCAAAGCCTCGAAGAGTTCGTCATCGATAGCGGCACGACCGGGACCGGCCAGCTGACCTACCAGGCCGCGAGCCTCGACACCGGCAAGGCGACGCTGTTCGTGCGAGCGCTGGCGGACGAGAAGCCGACCGCGCTACCGGCTGATGTCTGGCGCTACGATCCGACTGGCTGGTCGATCAGCCTGTTGCCTGATGGCACGAAGTTCGAGGCGGGCAAGCTCTACGAGCTCGTCTACCCGGCCAGGAATCCGAAGGTCACGGGACTCGGCTTCGCGGCGATCCGCGATGTCGCTTCCTTCCTGCGCAATGCCAAGGCCGATGATCTCGGCAAGGCGAACCCGCTCGTCGGCGATATCCGCCAGATCTACACTTATTGCATCTCGCAGCCTTGCCGCATGATGCGCGATTTCGTGGCGCTCGGCTTCAACCAGGACGCCGACGCGCCCAAGGCGCCCGATGGCCGGCGCGAGCCGCGTAAGGTGGTGGACGGGGTTTTGGACTATATCGGGGGCGGCAGCGGCATCTTCGTCAATGACCGCTTCGCCGAGCCGTTCCGCACGCATCGCCAGCATATCGCGCGCTGGTATCCGGAATACAAATTCCCCTTCGCCTACCAGATGACGACCGATGCGGTGACGGGCAAGACCGACGGTTTGCTGCGCCGCTGCAGCATGAGCGATACCTGCCCCAAGATCATCGACGTGAATTCCGACAATGAATATTGGGCGAAGGCGGCCTCGGTCCTGCATACCGACACGCAAGGCCGCGACCTCCCCGAGGCGGCGGGCGTGCGCATCTATCTTATGGCCGGCCGGCCGCATGGCGACGGCGTTCCGGCCTGGGGCGCCGGTATCTGCCAGCAGGAACGCAATCCGCTGGTCGGCAATGCGGGCTTGCGGGCCGAGCTCGTCGCGTTGGACAAATGGGTCACGGTCGGAATCGAGCCGGCGCCCAGCAAGCTGCCGCGGCGCGGCGATGAAACGCTCGTCTCCTCGAAACAGGAGGATGTCGGCTTTCCGGCCATTCCGGGGGTGAAATACAATGGCCGCATGCATACCGGCGACCTCTTCGACTTCGGGTCGCAGGCGGATGAGGGCATCCTGACACAGTTGCCGCCGAAGCTGCTCGGCTCGCCCTATCCGGCCTATGTCCCGAGGACCGATGCCGACGGCAACACGCTCGCCGGCATCAGGTTGCCCGAGATCGCCGTTCCGATCGCCACCTATACGGGCTGGAACCTGCGCAAGAACCCGGCCGAGGATGGCTGCGACCATGCCGGCATGTATATCCCCTTCGCCAAGACCAAGGCCGAGCGCCTGGCCAAGGGCGATCCGCGCCCGTCACTCGAGGAGCGCTATCGCGATCATGCGGCTTATGTGGGCGCGGTGAGCCAAGCGGCATCAGCGCTCGCGACGCAGGGCTTCCTGCTGCAGGAAGACGCCGAGCGCTATGTGAAGGCGGCCGAAGCGAGCGATATCGGCAGGTGAGGTGGCTGGGATCGCGGGCGTCCCGCCCGCTCTTGCGAGCGGCGAAGCCTCCACGCCGGGGGGAAGGGCGACCGAGACGGTCGCGATCCCAGAGCGGTGGGCCGCGGGCGTCCCGCCCGTTCTTGCGAGCGGCGAAGCCTCCACGCCGGGGGGAGGGCGACCGAGACGGTCGCGGTCCCAGAGCGGTGGGACCGCGGGCGTCCCGCCCGCTCTTGCGAACGGCGAGGCCCCCACGCTGGGTAGAAGGGCGACCGAGACGGTCGCGGTCCCAGGGCCCCCGCCTCAGCGCAAGCCGGCATTCAGCTTATCGAGCGCCGCCGAGCCCGGGCAGAGCTCCTTCTCGCCGAGCTCGTTCAATGGCTGCTCGATGGTGGCGAGATGGTGGTGCAGATCGTCGGGTTCCTTATCGACATAGATGAGGCCGGTCGCGATCTCGCCGGCCGCGGCGCGCTGATGCAGCAGGTTGATGGCGGCGATCCGGTCATGCACGTCGTGATCGGGCGCGATCTTGCGCAGCCTCATCGAGGAGCCGTCATGCAGCTCGATGACTTCGAGGGCGCCAGGCTCGTATTCGGCCGTGATCGGGGCGCGCCCGGTCATGAAATCGAGCGAGTTCAGGGCCGCATTATGGGCGCGCACATAGTCGAAGCTCTTGGTCGAGCCGTCATGGTTGTTGAAGGCGACACATGGGGAGACGCAGTCGATGAAGGCCGCGCCTTCATGCTCGATCGCCGCCTTGATCAGCGGCACCAACTGGCCTTTGTCGCCGGAGAAAGAGCGGGCCACGAAGGTCGCGCCGAGCTGCAGCGCCACCGCCACGAGATCGATCGCCGTATCGGTGTTGGCGACGCCGCGCTTTGATTTCGAGCCCTTGTCGGAGGTCGCCGAGAACTGCCCCTTGGTCAGGCCGTAGACGCCGTTATTCTCGACGATGTAGCACATATTGACGCCGCGCCGGATTGCATGGGCGAATTGCCCGAAGCCGATCGAGGCCGAATCGCCGTCGCCCGAGACGCCGAGATAGATGAGGTCGCGATTGGCGAGGTTGGCGCCGGTGAGCACGGAGGGCATGCGCCCATGCACGCTGTTGAAGCCATGCGCTTGGCCTAGGAAATAGGTCGGTGTCTTCGAGGAGCAGCCGATGCCTGAGAGCTTGGCGATGCGGTGCGGCGGCAAGGACAGCTCGAAACAGGCGCGCATGATGGCCGACGAAATCGCGTCGTGGCCGCAGCCGGCGCAGAGCGTCGAGATCGCACCCTCATAGTCGCGATGCGTGAAGCCGAGCTCGTTGGCCTCGAGCCCCGGATGGTGGAATTTGGGCTTGGGATGATAGGTCATGATCGGGCTCTTCTTTGGGCGAGTGGTGAGTGGTGAGGAGTGAGTAGTGAAAAGTGAGAAGCGAGAAGTTCTATTCGCTATGCGCTGTTCACTCCTCACTCCTCACTACTCACTTCTCACCACTCGCCGCTTGACCGTTTCGGGCACGGCCTTGACCGCTCCCGCGATCGCTTCATGGATGAAGCGCGCCGTGATCGGCGTGCCGTCATAGTGCAGGATCGGCGCGAGCATGGCCGGATCGACGCCGCATTCGGCAAGCAGCAAGGTGCGCAATTGCGCGTCGCGGTTCTGCTCGACGAGGAAGATGCGCTCATGGGCGGCGATGAAATCCGTCACCTCGCGCCCGAACGGGAAGGCGCGAACGCGCAAGCGATCGAGATGGATGCCGTCCGCCGCGAGCAGCTCGACCGCCTCGTCCATGGCTGGGCTGGTCGAGCCGAAATAGATCACGCCGAGCGGCGTCTGGCGCCCGGCCGCGTGCAGGATCGCGGGCGGCACCAGCGTCTTCGCCGTGTCGAATTTGCGCGAAAGCCGCTCCATATTGTCGACATAAGGCCCGCCTTCCTCGGTGTAGCGGGCATAGCGATCGCGCGTCGAGCCGCGGGTGAAGAAGGAGCCGCGCTTCGGATGCGTGCCGGGATAGGTCCGATAGGGGATGCCGTCGCCGTCGACATCGAGATAGCGGCCGAAATCGCGGCCGCTCTCGAGATCCTCATAGCTCATCACCTTGCCGCGGTCATAGACGCGGCTGTCATCCCAGGTGAAGGGGCGGCACAGCCGGTGATTCATGCCGATGTCGAGATCGAGCATCACGAAGACCGGTGTCTGCAGCCGGTCGGCGAGGTCGAAGGCCTGCGCGCCGAACTCGAAGGCCTCATGCGGATCCTCGGGGAAGAGGAGCACATGCTTGGTGTCGCCATGCGACGCATAGGCGCACAGCAGGATGTCGGATTGCTGGGTGCGGGTCGGCATACCGGTGGACGGGCCGCCGCGCTGCACGTCGAAGATCACCGCCGGCACCTCGGCGAAATAGGCTAGCCCCAGGAATTCCTGCATCAGCGAGATGCCGGGTCCCGAGGTCGCCGTGAAGGCCCGCGCCCCGTTCCAGGCGGCGCCGACCACCATGCCGATCGAGGCGAGCTCGTCCTCCGCCTGGACGATGGCGTAGCGGTTCTTGCCGCTCTCCTTGTCGGTGCGGTAGCGCTTGCAATAACTGCCGAAGGCTTCAGCAAGCGAGGTCGAGGGCGTGATCGGATACCAGGCGCAGACGCTCGCGCCGCCATAGACGGCGCCGAGGCCCGCCGCCGCATTGCCTTCGACGAAGATGCGATCGCCGATCTTGTCCGAGCGCCGCACCTGCAGCCCGATCGGGCAGGAGAGGTTTTCGAGCGCGTAGTCGCGCCCGATATGCAAGGCCTTGACGTTCGGAGCGATCAGCTTGTCCTTGCCCCTGAACTGCTCGGAGAGCAGCTTCTCGACCTCGGCGATGTCGATGTCGAGCAGGGCCGACAGGGCGCCGACATAGATGATGTTCTTGAACAGCTGGCGCTGGCGCGGATCGGAATATTCGCGGTTGCAGATCTGGGTCAGCGGCATGCCGATGACGGCGATGTCGTCGCGGAATTTCGAGGCCGGGATCGGCCGCGACGAATCATAGAAGAGGTAGCCGCCCGGCTCGATCGAGGCGATGTCCTTGTCCCAGGTCTGCGGGTTCATGGCGACCATGAGGTCGGTGCCGCCGCGCGCCCCCAGATGCCCGGCTTCGCTGACGCGCACCTCGTACCAGGTCGGCAGTCCCTGGATGTTGGAAGGGAAGATGTTGCGCGGCGCCACGGGCACGCCCATGCGCAGGATCGAGCGCGCGAAGATCTGGTTGGCGCTCGCCGAGCCCGAGCCGTTGACGTTGGCGAAGCGGACGACGAAATCGTTTATGCTGGCGATCGGCATTGGTGTCCCGCATGGGTGATGTCGAGCATGAACTTCTGCATGTCCCATGCACCGGTCGGGCAGCGCTCGGCGCACAGCCCGCAATGCAGGCAGACATCCTCGTCCTTGGCCATGATGCGCTGGGTCTTGAGGCCGTCCGCGACATAGATGTCCTGCGTCAGGTTGGTGGCCGGCGCGCTCAGCCTGGTGCGCAGCTCGGCCTCTTCCCCGTTCTCCGTGAAGGTGATGCAGTCCATGGGGCAGATATCGACGCAGGCATCGCATTCGATGCACAGGGGCGAGCTGAATACCGTCTGGGCGTCGCAGTTGAGGCAGCGCTGCGCCTCGGCGAAGGCGAGCTTCGGATCGAAACCGAGCTCCACCTCCTGCTTGATGTCCTTGAGGGCGATCGCCTGGTCCTTGAGCGGCACCTTGTAGCGCAGGTCGAGCGCCACATCATTGTCGTAGCTCCACTCATGGATGCCCATCTTCTGGCTGACCAGATTGGTCATCGGCGGCAGGCGCTTCCTGATGTCCTCGCCGTTCAGGAGGAGATCGATCGACACGGCCGCCTCATGGCCATGGGCCACGGCCCAGATGATGTTCTTCGGCCCGAAGGCCGAATCGCCGCCGAAGAAGACATTCGGCAAGCTCGCCTGGAAGGTCACCTTGTCGACGACGGGCATTCCCCATTTGTCGAAGGCGATGCCGGCATCGCGCTCGATCCAGGGGAAGGCGTTCTCCTGGCCGACGGCGATCAGCACGTCGTCGCACTCCATGCGCACATCCGGCTCGCCCGTCGGCACGAGGTCGCGACGTCCATCCGCGCCGCGTTCCGCCTTGACCTTCGCGAACACCATGCCGGTGAGGCGCCCGTCGGTGTGCAGGAATTCCTTGGGCACGAGATAGTTCAGGATCGGGATGCCCTCATGGATGGCATCCTCCTTCTCCCAGGGCGAGGCCTTCATCTCCTCGAAGCCCGAACGCACCACCACCGTGACCTCTTCGCCACCGAGGCGGCGCGAGGAGCGGCAGCAATCCATGGCCGTGTTGCCGCCGCCGAGCACGATGACGCGCTTGCCGATCTTGGTGACGTGGCCGAAGGAGACGCTGGAGAGCCAGTCGATGCCGATATAAATATTGGCGGCGGCTTCCTGGCGGCCCGGAATTTCGAGGTTGCGGCCGCGCGGCGCGCCAGTGCCCACGAAGATGGCGTCGTAGCCCTCGCTCAACAGGGATTTGAGGCTGTCGATCGCCTGGCCGCCACGGAACTCGACGCCATGATCGATAATATAGCCGACTTCCTCGTCGATGACGGTCTCGGGCAGGCGGAATTTCGGGATCTGGGTGCGCATCATGCCGCCCGCCCGCTTGTCGCCGTCGAAGACCACGACCTCATAGCCGAGAGGGGCGAGGTCGCGCGCCACGGTCAGCGAGGCGGGCCCGGCTCCGATGCAGGCGATGCGCTTGCCGTTCCGGCGTTCGGGTGGCTTGGGCAAGCGTCCGGTGATGTCGTCCTTGTAGTCCGCCGCCACCCGCTTGAGGCGGCAGATGGCGACCGGCTCCTCCTCGACGCGTCCGCGGCGACAGGCCGGCTCGCAGGGGCGGTCGCAAGTCCTCCCGAGGATGCCGGGGAAGACGTTCGATTCCCAGTTGATCATATAGGCGTCGCTGTAGCGGCCTGCCGCGATCAACCGGATATATTCGGGGACCGGGGTGTGGGCTGGGCAGGCCCATTGGCAGTCGACGACCTTGTGAAAGTAATCGGGGTTACCGATGTCGGTGGGCTTCACTCATCCTCCCTCGACGCCTGGCGGCGGTCGCCCAGGGCGCGTCTCGCAGACGATATCTTCCCGCAGACGATTTCTGGACGTCATCGACCTGAACCGGCGCATGTCCCGACTGCGCGGGACTGGCAGGAAGGTGATGAGAATGATTCAAATAGTCAAGCCTTTACGTACATTCACTTTCACGCGAGCCAGGGGTACCACTTCTGCATGGCCGCCATCTATGTTACCGCATATTTGGCGGCGACCTGCGGCTCGCGCGCCGGAAACCACATCCTCCTGGAGGACATAGCTGATGCCCGGGGACGATCTCGACCTGAATTCCCTCGATGACGCCGACCTCGTGGCGCAGATGCATGACGACCTCTATGACGGCCTGAAGCCGGAAATCGAGGAGGGGGTGCGCATCCTGCTTGGCCGAAAGTGGACGCCCTACCGGGTGCTGACCGAATCGCTGGTCGAGGGCATGCGCATCGTCGGCGAAGATTTCCGCGACGGCATCCTGTTCGTGCCGGAAGTGCTGATGTCGGCAAACGCCATGAAAGGCGGCATGGCGATCTTGCGGCCGCTGCTCGCCGAGACCGGAGCCCCCAAGATCGGCAAGATGGTGATCGGCACCGTCAAGGGCGACATCCACGATATCGGCAAGAACCTCGTCTGCATGATGATGGAGGGGGCGGGCTTCGAGGTCGTCGATCTCGGCATCAACAACGGCGTCGAGAAATATCTCGCGGCGATCGATGAGCATCAGCCCGAGATTCTCGGCATGTCGGCGCTGCTAACGACCACCATGCCCTATATGAAGGTGGTGATCGACACGCTGAAGGAGAAGGGCATCCGCAACGATTTCATCGTGCTGGTCGGTGGGGCGCCCCTCAATGAGGGCTTCGCCAATGCCATCGGGGCCGACGCCTATTGCCGCGATGCCGCCGTCACGGTCGAGACCGCCAAGGCGCTGATGGCGCGCCGCCAAGGCTCCGCACAGGCCACGGCTGCGCAATAGGGGATGCGGGCCTCGGGGAGAGATGGGTATCGGTTCGCGTGAAGACGCAAGCTCGACATGCAGGGGTGAAGCGCCCGTCGGGCCCTTTAGGGGCGCCAGCGGCCCTGTCTGTGGCCGATCCCGACCAGGGCTTCGACGCCGAGGCGCCTGGGCCGACCGAAGGCTTGCGCGACACGCTCGTCATCGCCTGCGGGGCGCTCGCCAAGGAGCTCCTCACCGTGATCCGCCTCAATCGATGGGCGCATCTCGCGGTGACCTGCCTGCCGGCCATCCTCCACAACCGGCCGGAGCGCATCACCGAGGCGGTGCGCCGCAAGATCAAGGCGAACCGCGCCCGCTATCGCCGCATCGTCTGCCTCTATGGCGATTGCGGCACCGGCGGCCAGCTCGACGCGATGCTGGCCGAGGAGGGCGTCGAGCGCATCGAGGGTGCCCATTGCTATGCCTTCTATGCGGGCCTCGAGCATTTCGATGCGATGATGGAAGAGGAGATCGGCACCTTCTTCCTCACTGATTATCTGGTGCGTTTCTTCGACAGGCTGGTCATGGAAGGGCTCGGCCTCGATCGCCATCCCGAGCTGCTCGCCGATTATTTCGGCCATTACAAGCGCGTCGTCTGGCTCGCCCAATCCGATGACGCCGTGCTCGAGGCGCGCGCCGCGGCGGCGGCCGCCAAGCTCGGTCTGCCGATGGAGAAGCGCCCGACGGGGCTGCACGGCTTGCAGGGCTTCCTGGCGCAGCATCGAGCCGAGCTTGCGGCGGCGCGCTAGAAGGATGGCCCAAATCGTCATCACCTATTGGCGCGACATCCCGGCGCAAGTGACGGCTTCGCTCCCCGGAGGCCGCAGGGCAGGGCGCGTCAAGCGCGAGCTCTCGCCGCGTTTCGCCCAGGCGATCGACATGGCCGCGATGCGCGACGGCGCCACCGGGACCGATGCCTACCTCGCCGATTGGCGCCAGGGCGAAACTCTGCCCTGCGGCGATGATCTCGAGACCGCGCTCTCGACCGAGGTCGCGCGCCTCGAGAGCGCCTATGACGCTGAGCGCTTGCGCGCCCTGATCGCGGCCGGCGGACGCGAGGCGAGCTTAAGCGAAGCGAATGGCGAGTAGCGAATGGCGAGTAGGAAAAACCTCAAGATGCCGAATCGGCTATTCGCTACTCGCCATTCGCTACTCGCTACCTGCTAAGGCACTTCGCATGGCTGAGCACACAATCGCATTCTCGCCTTCGGGCAAGCGCGGACACTTCGCCTCGGGCGTCAGCGTCCTCGAGGCGGCGCGCCGGCTCGGCGTCGATCTCGATTCCGTCTGCGGCGGGCGCGGCATTTGCGGGCGCTGCCGGGTCGCGGTGGTCGAGGGCGCGGACGTCAAGCGCGACATCGTCTCGGGCCCTGATCATGCCAGCGCGCCCGGCGCGGTCGAGGAGCGTTATGCCAGGCTGCGCGGCGCCTTCGGCCCGGGCGAGCGGCTCGGCTGCCAGGCCCGCATCTGCGGCGACCTCCTCATCGATGTGCCGGCCGAGTCGCAGCTGCATCGGCAAGTGGTGCGCAAGCGCGCCGAAGCCTATCCGGTCAAGGTCGATCCCGTGGTGCGGCTCCACTATGTCGAGGTCGCGCCGCCCGACATGGCCGATCCGTCGAGCGATTTCCGCCGCCTCGCGAAGGCGCTCGCCGACCAATGGGGGCTTGCGGATCTGCGCGCCGATCTCGGGGTGCTGCGCGGCCTGCAGAAGACGCTGCGCGCCGGCAATTTCGCGGTGACGGCCGCGGTGCGGCATGGATGCGACATCGTGGCGCTCTATCCGGGTCTCAAGGAACGCGTCTGCGGCCTCGCCTTCGATATCGGCTCGACCACGGTCGCGGCGCATCTCTGCGATCTCACGAGCGGCAATGTGCTGGCCTCGGGCGGGCGCATGAACCCGCAGATCCGCCT from Rhizobiales bacterium GAS188 includes:
- a CDS encoding Virulence factor, encoding MAQIVITYWRDIPAQVTASLPGGRRAGRVKRELSPRFAQAIDMAAMRDGATGTDAYLADWRQGETLPCGDDLETALSTEVARLESAYDAERLRALIAAGGREASLSEANGE
- a CDS encoding 2-oxoglutarate ferredoxin oxidoreductase subunit beta, with the protein product MTYHPKPKFHHPGLEANELGFTHRDYEGAISTLCAGCGHDAISSAIMRACFELSLPPHRIAKLSGIGCSSKTPTYFLGQAHGFNSVHGRMPSVLTGANLANRDLIYLGVSGDGDSASIGFGQFAHAIRRGVNMCYIVENNGVYGLTKGQFSATSDKGSKSKRGVANTDTAIDLVAVALQLGATFVARSFSGDKGQLVPLIKAAIEHEGAAFIDCVSPCVAFNNHDGSTKSFDYVRAHNAALNSLDFMTGRAPITAEYEPGALEVIELHDGSSMRLRKIAPDHDVHDRIAAINLLHQRAAAGEIATGLIYVDKEPDDLHHHLATIEQPLNELGEKELCPGSAALDKLNAGLR
- a CDS encoding 5-methyltetrahydrofolate--homocysteine methyltransferase; translated protein: MPGDDLDLNSLDDADLVAQMHDDLYDGLKPEIEEGVRILLGRKWTPYRVLTESLVEGMRIVGEDFRDGILFVPEVLMSANAMKGGMAILRPLLAETGAPKIGKMVIGTVKGDIHDIGKNLVCMMMEGAGFEVVDLGINNGVEKYLAAIDEHQPEILGMSALLTTTMPYMKVVIDTLKEKGIRNDFIVLVGGAPLNEGFANAIGADAYCRDAAVTVETAKALMARRQGSAQATAAQ
- a CDS encoding 2-oxoglutarate ferredoxin oxidoreductase subunit alpha, giving the protein MPIASINDFVVRFANVNGSGSASANQIFARSILRMGVPVAPRNIFPSNIQGLPTWYEVRVSEAGHLGARGGTDLMVAMNPQTWDKDIASIEPGGYLFYDSSRPIPASKFRDDIAVIGMPLTQICNREYSDPRQRQLFKNIIYVGALSALLDIDIAEVEKLLSEQFRGKDKLIAPNVKALHIGRDYALENLSCPIGLQVRRSDKIGDRIFVEGNAAAGLGAVYGGASVCAWYPITPSTSLAEAFGSYCKRYRTDKESGKNRYAIVQAEDELASIGMVVGAAWNGARAFTATSGPGISLMQEFLGLAYFAEVPAVIFDVQRGGPSTGMPTRTQQSDILLCAYASHGDTKHVLLFPEDPHEAFEFGAQAFDLADRLQTPVFVMLDLDIGMNHRLCRPFTWDDSRVYDRGKVMSYEDLESGRDFGRYLDVDGDGIPYRTYPGTHPKRGSFFTRGSTRDRYARYTEEGGPYVDNMERLSRKFDTAKTLVPPAILHAAGRQTPLGVIYFGSTSPAMDEAVELLAADGIHLDRLRVRAFPFGREVTDFIAAHERIFLVEQNRDAQLRTLLLAECGVDPAMLAPILHYDGTPITARFIHEAIAGAVKAVPETVKRRVVRSE
- a CDS encoding NADPH-dependent glutamate synthase beta chain; protein product: MKPTDIGNPDYFHKVVDCQWACPAHTPVPEYIRLIAAGRYSDAYMINWESNVFPGILGRTCDRPCEPACRRGRVEEEPVAICRLKRVAADYKDDITGRLPKPPERRNGKRIACIGAGPASLTVARDLAPLGYEVVVFDGDKRAGGMMRTQIPKFRLPETVIDEEVGYIIDHGVEFRGGQAIDSLKSLLSEGYDAIFVGTGAPRGRNLEIPGRQEAAANIYIGIDWLSSVSFGHVTKIGKRVIVLGGGNTAMDCCRSSRRLGGEEVTVVVRSGFEEMKASPWEKEDAIHEGIPILNYLVPKEFLHTDGRLTGMVFAKVKAERGADGRRDLVPTGEPDVRMECDDVLIAVGQENAFPWIERDAGIAFDKWGMPVVDKVTFQASLPNVFFGGDSAFGPKNIIWAVAHGHEAAVSIDLLLNGEDIRKRLPPMTNLVSQKMGIHEWSYDNDVALDLRYKVPLKDQAIALKDIKQEVELGFDPKLAFAEAQRCLNCDAQTVFSSPLCIECDACVDICPMDCITFTENGEEAELRTRLSAPATNLTQDIYVADGLKTQRIMAKDEDVCLHCGLCAERCPTGAWDMQKFMLDITHAGHQCRSPA